In Lathyrus oleraceus cultivar Zhongwan6 chromosome 2, CAAS_Psat_ZW6_1.0, whole genome shotgun sequence, the DNA window CTATGTAAAGACTTCTTACTCATCGCATAAGCTACAATATTagctttacccggatggtaactcaaatcaaaatcataatccttcagaagTTCAAGCCATCTCCTCTACCTCTTATTTGACTCTTTTAATCAAATGAATATTTCAATTacttgtgatcactgaacacttaGAATTTGGATCCAAATAGGTAGAgcctccaaatcttcaacacGAATACCACTATTGTCAACTCAAAATCATGCGTAGGGTAATTCCTTTCATGGAATCTCAATTATCTCTAAGCATAAGCCATAGCCTGACCATTTTGCATCAATACAACTCCTAGACCCATCTTTGAAGCATCACAATATATAACAAAGGACTTACTTGGATTCATCGAAATTAAAATTGGAGCAGACATCAACTTCTTATTTAGTTCTTGGAAACTATTTTCATAATGCACATCCCAACCTAGGCTTaaccctttcgagtcaactgagttaACAACAATGCTAAATTTGAAAAACCTTTAATGAAATTCCTGTAATAACCGGTCAATCCAAGaaaaacttctaatctcagtgGCACACTTCAGAGTCTCCCATTGTAACACGGCATCTATCTTCGATAGATTCACAACTATACCACAGCTagaatcacatgaccaaggaaactcactttCTTTAACAATAACTCGCACTTGGAAAAACTTTGCGTACAAATGGTTCTCTTTCAATGCCTACAATACAATTCTCATATCACTCGTAGCCTCATACTACCGCCCCTCTTCTTCACTAACAACACCGACACACCCCATGGAGAAACACTTGGTTGAACAAACTTCTTCTAAAGCAAatcttctagttgattcttcaaCTCCCCAACTCTAAAGTAGACACCCTATAAGGAGTCGTCGACACCAGACTAATATCAGGTACTAAGTCTACAGAAAAATCCACTTCGCGCTCTGGAGGTAAATTATTGATGTCTTCAGGAAACACTTCAGGAAATTCACACACTCCTAGAAGATCACAAACTACTCCCTTTCCTCTAGCATCCAACGAAGCTAACATCACAAACACGTGTGCCATATCCTTCACAGACTCTCTCACTTTCTTAGCTGATACAAACGTCAACTTTTCACCTCCATCGAATTCAAATTCATGCTCTGGAGGCAAGTCGTAGTTATCTTCAGGAAAACATCAGGAATCCACACCACTTGCATAACACTAGTTGTCACATCGCTCTCTACTCTCTGAGAAACAACATTAACAATACCTGGTAGTTTTCCCTAAAGACTTCCCAACTTGACCGACAGACAATAACCTCGAATCCATAACATCTTCAATGTTAGGAACAACACAACTTTACCATCGCCTGAGCTCTTGCAATCAGCGGCACACTACACCAACTTATCAAAACAATTGGTAAACACTTGGtttaactccaaccaattcattccaAGAATAACGTCAACTTGTTCCAACAAAATACAAACCATACACATCCTTAGGGAATACGTCATGATACTCAACACACCATTGGTTCATCTCTGGCGAAAACATCGCCTTCCCCCTCACAAGGAAGCGACCAACGAGAACAGTTGACCGTATTTCCTCAAGGACCACACCATTTTGCTAACCgacaccatcctcgaatccgacctctctttGGGTTCAGGAAAATCACAACATTCTCAAACCAGGTTAACTAGCCAATAATGCACTCTTGTATGCAGCAACATGATGTCCAAGCTCTATATagttggaacatccaagagaatCAGACACTTCTCCCCCGCTTGTTTCATTCCTGACCTGcaaattgaaaataaaataagcaTCGACAGTattctcacacacatgtcgcatactagggaacaaacataattacacaacctggccggacggaccgacctgctctgataccactaatgtaacaccctaaaccccgcaTATAATTTATCatgtaaattaaatataaaataaaacgatgtagggtgtcacacatttatAACACATATGACCTTCTCGGTAACACGGGTTTcaacagtaaatttcaatacacacatttttaataaggatgtttacacgacattCCACTTATCTCAATCATACTTGGGATGTTTACACGATATCCTTCTCAACTGATCGGTATTATATATTCATAaaataagacattcataacttgtcactgcatgctcacttccattttaaagtatcatcgcatcggaattatcatcacaattatggaagataaagaaagtaataacatctagtctcaacttcaattgtaataacaaaataagagagttctaatcaatcaactcaacatcttaagaattctcaacaacaaaattaatcttatgacttcaacataatcagacataaggaataaaataagcGTTTAACCCAACCCAATGTTATATGATAAGAGCAAGGTATCACTAGTAAAAGCAaaaaaataaagaagtaatccaagagctatcttccacttacttcaacaatactactcttgagtatctgcatgatacccatgtaaaggcaacattcaaacagaaggggtgagaattcatttcaataataacgatatagaatgaagaatagagtacaacatctacatAATCATGCATAataatatatcacattcttacatccaaGTTATAATCAATATCATACAcgacaacatctcaattatcatcaacatcatacgaaaccacttctcaattgtcattaacatcatatgcaacatcttatccaacaacacatcatcaacaaccaatacaaatgcaacacttatgcaatgtactcaacatcgactcgacatgcatgtggtaccaaatatgaacagTCAGGTTCATCTCACTTCATCATCCCCATcataggatcgattccctcttagaaccggagcacaccaaaatcgctaccatcaccataggtaacgcttcaataatcccccataataggaattagctacttGCACTCGATCCATCACaatgggatcgaggctcaccaaaactcgttatcatcaacataggtaacgcttcactaatccctcaTAATAAAGATTAGatactcgcacccgatccatcaccatagaatcgaggctcaccaaaattggatcGAAGCCCGTACATTAAGATGCATGACTCTtaaataacatgcattaacacaacaaggttcacctaaaggatccccacacacatctcataatttatgcatcacaccattcatcatgctgaaggagaattgcgaaccaaaacgcagcggaaattaaaattttctcctttagagatccttacgaatggtcatgatcagtgatagaatatttacctcttgtgacgattgaaacctttggtgcagatctcttgtgacgatcaaaacctttgatgcagatccacaaagcgatcacgaacgttgaatgatgacaacgtctctactcagtccacacgaacggattccttcaatctcagtgctagctggtatgaataaaggctttaagtgtgtgtgtgtgtgagagagagagagagagagagagagagagaaaacgaaaaatTGCAACCGctatgaatgcttctgcacaagggttctatttatagaaccacttgtgtgggcttcaagctaaaaagtccacttaagtgtattttggcccatatcttataatatgcccaaaatcacttaagctcatgataccttaccatatttcgtattctacttaagtacaatgtacctttacgatgttctacgattcacttaagggcaccgtaccttacagtgttccttagttactctatctttcatcaatccgtcctttgtgtgtgaacctgtaggttttcgcggcattggcaattatattaaatcatgtatttaacataataaacagtaagcggtatctagcaacacatcaccgctacccaagacacgaaaatgtcatgtgatctgacaattccttctgtgataatacttatgtgtataattacccttttgcccttatgtctatattgaacacaaggcatagaccgtgtcatccttgtccagttcaatattgggcccatagacatttatcctgttatacaggatgggcaaattccatctaggtcactcatgtccctcaacatgcttcgtggagtacccatcaactgtctttatggttatctagttacggacaacgtttgatcagcaataaagcactcgactctacatctagggttcatagtggtttcaggtcgaagagtggtatacaccattatcaccatgagaataacttatgacactttgcataactttctatatagtattctcatagcgggtcaatccggtataaatattactcctaatattcatacctatgtttaagacttgataactctttatccatgatccatgagatgtgatcatcaatctacaaacataatagtcttaatgctttaatgttatcccacttcacactaaagctcgactacagatactttaagaatagtgtccttatgtttaatgtgatctcatgattaagtcatacttgatacattaaacagactagctattctagggactttattaaacaaatgtaataaagaaaaagccttttattattaataaataattcgataaaagtaccaaaagtattggcctctagggcttacaccaacacatgcaacaaccaattcatgttaccacatgaataatatcaacaaacaacagcaactcttcaacatcttaacatcatctatataacaacataattatcacacaatgatattacaacaatgcaatgattcatcaaccaaacgtataaaccaatacatttattaacatagtaggcatgtgaatattattaaaacatctaaacaatcactaccatgttataggtctaagcgttagctttctaacgcttcaaactccatcaaaatcggacttacgaaatgaaagttatgaccaaaatagtcgggatatgtcaacaattcattaatCGAACATATGAACAAAAACTTCACCAATACAGTAGGAATATGAATAATAATCAAAcaattcacttatcaccatcatGTTATATCTCTAAGAGTCATCTTTATAATGCTtcaaaccccaacccaaaattattcacgagttgaaagttatgatcaaaaccgtgcaaGAAGGTattactaaaaagttgttgttttctaaaatttccaacacaattttcatcttcttcaaccccaaaaacatctatgaaataatcaccaaaattattttatccctgaaacaaagttatagccctctatTTTAGATATTCAGCGTTTCAAATggcactcaatttggacttacggatcaaaagttatgaccaaaacgatttcgaccgaaaaacataaaaaaaaggcTCTCGTGCTGAGCGCGGTCGTGACGGACAGAATGCggaattttctgcatttttcatcgttgaaggccttcggacctccgatttcgattccgtaaaaatccaaacgctcagaaaattataactcatacaataaTCTAAATATATAAAGTTAATTTATAGTTTTAACATAATTAAATCATTTAATCATAACTTTAAGATTATGCTTAAAACCTTCGAAATTCCAACAATGGTGGATATATGTTCAAtcataaaaacagaaaaatataCGCACATAAGGGACACGAAATTAatcatataatcatcatataacaaccatcatagcatccaaattcaaaattatgaatcaaaatCCCCAACCCTAAGGAGGTTAAAGATTCATCCATTCTACCCTTCTACCATACTCATTACTATTTGAACAAGTTTCCACCCTTACCTGAATTCCTTGCAAAAAATCTGAATTGAAACTTTCACTCTCTTTCCTTGATCACCTTTCCTATTGCCTCTTTGCTCCTTTTTCTCAAATGTCACTTACTATGAAAATCTCCCTAAACCTAGGTTcctcttaactttttatttttagggtaaaCTTTTCCAAATCACCAACTTGCCCCAAACTTAATTATCTCATATTCCTTCCTCCCACTAACTTTCTTAATTTCTCATATTTGGCCCAATTATTCTATCTtcactaattaatataataaaaataaataaaacattatttttaattatcaaaacaattctaaattaTTTTACTTACTTCTATCATCACTCTATACCCCTAACTCAAGGATACATACTCCATCAACACCCAGCCATAAAATAAATAACCAAAATCCATAATTCAAACAagtaaaatataataaaatatctaataaaaaaaaTGGGGTGTTACATCATGCATGACTAAGTTGTGAATGATTGCATGTATGTCTGATAGATTATAGAGCATTGTTTTATGTGGCATTTGTGATTAATGCTACTGATTTTTTGCTGCTAAGTTTATCTCTGATATTTGGAAGACTGGTGATTATATGCTTTGAAGACTGACACGTGTTTTGGTTTGAATAAGTGTTATGTCTTGAAGAGTTATTTTGCCACAATTTACCAAAGGGAGAGATTGTAGTTCCTATTGGATTGACCCTTTGGATTGATTGCATTTTTGCAAAACAACAATATGAAGAAGTATTTAAAGTGTTCAAGATTATCTAGCTTGCTTAAGTTGTATGGAGGTGCAAAAGGGATATGTGTTGGACGCAATGCTCGAGCATGAGATACGACATTTGGGTCTTGTGCAACAGGTCAATATTGTTTCCTTTTAGAAGAcgttttggtcaaagattggattAGATTTTATTGCTAATTGGTTTTACAATATGATTAAGTGATTTGTTTTACAGTTGGACGAAGATTGATTCAGATTTAAGTgaagatttaaatttgaatttaaattgaaATAAACCATGTCTTGTTGGAGATATTTATGGAATAAATAATATCCAACTGATTTTGCATTAACTCTAGATGAAATCAAATCTCAAATCTATGAAGAAAAGCCCAGAATTATTATGCTATATAAGGAGCTTCAAACCTACATTGGAAGCTAAGAAATACATTGAAGATTTTAGAATGATAGTTATTTTAAGTCTTTGTTATTTTTGTATGTACATCACACTATGTTTCAGTAACTTTGCATAGTTGtaggtttgtctagttgagttgtaaattcaACATTGTTATATACACCCATATGTTTCAATAACTTGGCATCGAAAGTTTTTCTAGTTAAGTTGTAGTATTCAACATTGATTATTGAGTTGTAATCTCCAATCACAGGTTGTGTGATTGAGAAGAAAGAGAGTATGTTCTCATATTTAAGGGGATGCCCTAAATAAAAACTCATTGGGTAGTGTTAGGAAGAGGCATTGAACAATATAGGGTTTGTTGTTGTTGGTAAGAGTAATTGTACTAAATTACTAATAATGATTTTCCTTTCTTGGATTGTGGACTCAACCCCCTAAATGTAGGTGTGgtttcaccgaactgggtaaacaattatCGTATTATTGATTGCTTTTGTGCTCTATCATCTAGTACTTGATATTATGGTATTTCTGGTTTAACTTGTCAAACCAATTGTCTAGGACATCGTGTTCGACATCTCTCCCCTGAGGAACAAAATTTCACTACTACTAGTAACATAATTTCACTACTACTAGAATTTCGACATCATGTTTCTGGTTTACCTTATCACGAGTCAAATGATAATCATATGTATGTTTAATAATTTCTTCACTACTACTAGTATGTAGGGTATAAAACTTCACCTCAAAATGAGTCTTCCCCGTCATGGTTTCTAAAATCTTCATCCCCAAGTCTTTACTCTTATTCCTTTGATTGGACTCACTGAAACTAATACATCTACAATTAATGAACTCTGATCCCCTAGGTTCCACCCCCAACCGATCATAACTCTCCCCGCATCTTGGATAGCCATTGATGATATAATCCGCAACTTTACCATCAAGTTGAATTAGCTTGATTTGTGCAATAAATAAAGCTTTAGTGGTCTTTGAATTAGAGTAATTTTTAGATTTCCTATCACAAACTATCATAGGTGTTGGAAGTTTATTCTTGTAAGTAAACACTTGTCGGCAAGGTAAACCGCTTTGACACCAACCTTACCCCAAAAATTCAATTACAACTCAACAGTCACATGCATTTTTGTCCATTGTCTTGTGCAAAACTCATTAAAGTACTCTTAAACAATCTTTAGGCATTCACCATGCTTTGACATCAAATCTCATAGCTTGTTCTTATCATGAAAGTCTTCACAATGAATAATAATACCAGAACCTTCTAAAGTATATAAGTCGCATAATTTAGACCTTTTTAGCTATGATCACTTCTTCATGCGAAATCATCAATATCTCATGTTCTAATGCAATAATGTAGATCATTAAACATGCTTTTGGATAACAAATTTCTTTGAACTCTGAAACATGCATGTCTCGTATTATGAAGAAGAAACTCATGATCATCATAAATCTTGCAAGACTTATTGTCACCAACGAGAATTACTCCACCTTGTTCCAGCTTCAAAATAGTATTTTCTTAGACACATGTAATAAAAGCAACATGAGTTCATGATCCAACTTTTTTCAATCTCCAAACTCAACACAACTAGTGCATCATCACTCTCATAATTATCCTTATCTGAAACAAGTGTAATTTGAACAAAATAATCATTACCATTTTTCTCAAGACAATCCCTTATAAAATAACCGATTTCTAATAAATAAAGCATTTTACCTATTAAAGTTTTCATTTGATTTGTAAGAGGTTTGAAGTAACTCAATCGACCTTTAATTTTCATCGATTACCTAAATGTAGAAGATAATCTTCTAACACTCAAATTCTTTCTAAAAGTAAGATCAACCATAAATAATCAAGAATAGTCCCACAATATGAATTTTGACTTATACTTAAGTGCACTCATACAAATTTTATACCGATGTTATATTTCATCTAGAGATACAACACACTATATTACCAAAAAACACAACTTTTTAAGGACTAAATTATATTACCACATAATTTATTAACGTATCAAACAATAGACAATGTCAAAAGCCCAAAAAAGTTCTATTAAAATCAACACTATTATATACATATAATCAAACATCACATATCATTCTGATCATTCTCATCTACCGGAGTTGTATTACGACCTCTTCGTCTAGATTGCCGACGGTGACTCCCACCAAATTTCAACCTTCCGGTCTCCTTAAACCTTTGTTTCTCCGCCAGATTAAAATGACACTCTGGTGGTGGAATAGGGTATCTAATCGTATCATAACAATAAGAATAGTACATGAAACGTTGACGAAACCTCCGCATTTTCATACGACGAATAGGAGTCACCTCGGCGTATTCTTGGGCTTCAAGATGGGTGTTTTGATCGGCGCAACCCTCGATATCGGAGAATTCTTGAAATGGATCAGTAGAGCAACCCTTGAGGACCAGGTCCTTGAATTCAGCTCCAAAAGGAGCATATTTATAGTTCACTTTGTATCTTCCACCCGATGTGGCCCAATTTGATGCATCCCATATGGTTGCATACAATGACATTGGCTTAGATGGATATTCACCTCTCATTTCTTCACTTCGTAACACTTCTCTAATTGGAACTTCATCAATGTAAAATCTGCAATATTTCAAACATATGATCAGTATATAATATTAATCAATCAACAAAATAATATATGGTATAGGTATAGGACATAGGTAGTAGCATACTATATAATATTACATAATATAATTCAAAATAATAAGAATACTTTGCCAACTAGATTTCGGGTATAATTAGGTAGAATTATTAGACCATAGTTTGGCAAATGATAGTAATATATGAGCTTTTTTTCGTTTGGTAATCTAACTAAAACTGCTTTCTAATTAAAATATAAACTTCACATCTTTCTTCATGTGTTCATAAAATTAATTTCCCTTTATCCATAAGTTCTACTTTGTGCCAATTTAAATCAAACTTGGACCGACATAGGTTCCAACTAACGTTTTTGTGTGTGGTTCACAATTTTTAATCAAACTTAATTAATGTGGTacacaaaaaaattcaaagagGATAATTTAGTCAAATTCTAAAAGCACAAACTCCACGATAATACTAAATTAATTAGCAAGATAATGCATTTTTGCTAACCACACAATCTTAAAAAGAATTAATAGCACGAAAAGGACCCTATTTTTATACACATAACGTATATAAAAAAAAGGATAGACACAAATTTATAATAGAAATATAATTATGATAATGAATTCATGATTATCACCACCATAAAATTATACATAAGAAACAAAAATGAAGTTGGCCATGATGTGTGGGGTAATATTAATTATACCTATATATCTAAAATGGGAAAAATAATCGATGAATTTTACAAAGTATCATCACTTCACTACCATCTAAAACAATATTTTTAGCAATGAAAACTCTATGCTTTCAATCCATGCTAGCTCACACATACTCTAGTTGTATACATAACTTATCCCACACGCAATTCCTAACATTTTTCTCTCTCACAATAAGTCAAACATGAACCACTTCAATCTCATAACACACCATGTTACTATTATAAGTTCAAATCTAAAGCCACACATACACATAGGTAAAAAGCAACCAATACACAAACACATAAggaaaataaaatataaaaaagagTTTTATAATAGTGACACTTACATAACGTTTTTTTGTGTCCAGAGAATACTGTATCTATGGTATCCTCTACTTGGATCAAACCAAAGACGATAACGTTCTTCACGACCACGATGAGTACTTCCATTTCCATATAAATTTGTTTGAAACCGCCATGGTTTTCCAGCTACGTTACCTAGGAATTCAAAGTCTAACTCATCATGGGATTTCTCGAACACCTCGCCGTTTGATGTCtgtaacaacaacaacaattaataaataaataaaacaataaCGTTATTAAGATTAATAAAGACACGTAAATGAATCGCTTGTAGTTTACAGTTTGGAGACTTTTTCTTTATTGAAAAACTTTACGTATACAAATTGAAGTTTTTTCACACCATTGAATCCGTAATTATTGACTTTTGCTTCAAGTAAGGAAAATTCTTCGTCAAATTAATGGAAATTTAACCGAGGATATTTATTGATCACATAAAAtattaaaaagaaaaaagaaaagaatcgatggagaaaaacaaaaaagaaagGAAAGAATCCCATGAATAAAAGCAACGCgtaatattaaaaaaaaaacaaattcaATTATGAAAAAGGAATAAACGAATACAACAAAAATTAATACTAACATTCAAGAAACTCACACACACAAAAAATCTTAGAGTACTTACATAAAACGCAACACAAATACCAGCTGTATTATTCGATGGAAGTTTTATATTAGCACTGA includes these proteins:
- the LOC127119789 gene encoding probable xyloglucan endotransglucosylase/hydrolase protein 30, which codes for MDHHPLRSFQTSLPKTLSLFFFSLFLLFSSTTSAFDLATIPFNDGYSHLFGDGNVVRSADGNGVQLLLDRYTGSGFISSNMYQYGFFSANIKLPSNNTAGICVAFYTSNGEVFEKSHDELDFEFLGNVAGKPWRFQTNLYGNGSTHRGREERYRLWFDPSRGYHRYSILWTQKNVIFYIDEVPIREVLRSEEMRGEYPSKPMSLYATIWDASNWATSGGRYKVNYKYAPFGAEFKDLVLKGCSTDPFQEFSDIEGCADQNTHLEAQEYAEVTPIRRMKMRRFRQRFMYYSYCYDTIRYPIPPPECHFNLAEKQRFKETGRLKFGGSHRRQSRRRGRNTTPVDENDQNDM